Genomic window (Microthrixaceae bacterium):
CCGGTTCGCTCGAGCGGGGGTCGGTTTCGGACCTCGACGAGCAGTATCTGGTCAACGTGCGTGCCCCGTTCCTGTTGACCCAGCGACTGCTCGGGCGTCTGCGTGAAGCGCGTGGCCGAGTCGTGTTCCTGAATACGGCCTGCGGCGACGGTAACGGTCAGCATCGTCTCATCTCGGGCTCGGTGCGAGCGTTGGCCGACGAGTTGCGTGACGAAGTGGGCGACGTGATCGCTGTGACGACGGTGACGAGCGCCCCTGGCGTCGCCGCTGATGATCTCGCCCGGGTCATCGTCGACGCCGTGGCGTCACCGGCACACCTCGAGGTCGGCGAGATTCGTCTCCGGGCCAGGGTGAGTGGCCATGACCTTGTTCCTGGCTGAACCGGTCGACACCGTGCCCTCGCGACGTCGCGGCGACGCGATTCCCTGTCGCCGTCCCGGATGCGGGCGTCCGTCGACCGTATTGATTCGCTACGACGCCGCAGGCGGTCAGGTCGTCATCGACGCGGTGACGAGCGCTCACTCGCAAGCGGAGGTCGAGACGTTGTCGCCGGCCCAACCGCTGTGTGACGAACACGGCGAACGTCTTCGCGCACCGCAGGGATGGGTCGTTGTCGATCACCGACGCCCCGCGCGGTTGTCGGAGGACGGGGCGCCGGGTCGGCCGGCGTCGAGTGCCGCGAGCCCATCGGCGAACTCGGCGAGTTCGGAACTCGGTCCCGACCAGCGGCGCAGGTCGCGTCGGTGGGGGGAGTTCGGACGCATGCCGAGCGAGCGTCAGGTAACGCCGACGGAGCCGGTCTTCATGACCGACGCCTTCGCCGCGGCGCTGGCCGAACCCGCTCCCGAACCCATCCCCGAACCGATGGCGTCTGGCCCACCGAATGCGTCGCCGCAGCCGGCCGGGTCGGAGTCTGCTCCACCCTATGAGAACGCGCCCTATGAGAACGTGCCGGAGCGGATCATGCCCGAACCGACGGTTCAGGAGGCACCGCCTCGCCCGAGCCGTCGCCGACCGGCGGCGAAGCGCTCCGAGCAATCCGGCGACGAGCCCGACATCCTCAAGCCGAAAGGTGGGATGTTGGCTCGGGCGTTCGGGGCGTCGGGGGAGCAACGTTCGGTGCTCACCGAACCCCTGGGCAAGCCGTCGCCCGACGAGGCCGACCAGACTGACCAATCCGACCCGCCAGGCGAGTCTCGGCCGTAGTCGCTGGCGTAGTCCGGCCGGGAGCTTTGCAGGGTATGGGTAAGGGACATGTTCTGAGCGTCTCAGGTTTGGGGGCAGGATCTTTGAACGAACGTCGACCGACCATTCATGGCCCGCTAAATTGTCCAATATTCAGACTTGCGAAAGGGCGGAGTTCCTGAATGATAAAGAAGCCAGCGACTATGCTGGCAGCGTTGGTCACGTGTTTCCTGACGCCGATGGCTAACGCGGCTGCGGAAACAATCCCAACAACAGCGCCACCAGCAATCATAACAACAGCGCCGCGGGCGGGAGATAGCGAACCGATAGCGGAGGAGAGTCCAACGTGCTCGCCGTCGGTCACGTTCAATGGGCCGACCGAATCAGCACGACAGTTTGGAAGGACTGATTCTCAGCGTGGCGCTGTTGCAGCACGCCTAGTCGATCAGACCGAGAAATCTTCTAGCCCGGGCGCAGATGTGCTCAAAGTCGCCCCGTCTGCGCCAGACGATACTTCGTTCGCGACCGTTAGAGGCAATGGAGTGCTTCAGGTTATTGGGCAGGTCGAACCTCAGACTGATTCGCTCCAGGTTGAATTCGCTCATCACTCCACCTGCGGAGCAGAGCCAGAGGTAGTCGTGGCCCCGGATGGGCGATCGGCGACTGTCCGAGTAGCGGACGACCAGCCCGCGGTCTACGTGGGTGCGCCTTGGGCCATCGACGAGACAGGTAAGGAGTTGCCTACGACCTTTACGTCCAAAGGTGCATCGCTGATCCAGACCGTGGACACAAGTCAAGCAATCGGTCTTGTGGTGTTCGATCCGACTTATAGTTCGATTTCATGTTCCGGCCACTGGTCGGCATTGGATGCGTATACTTACCTGGACTTGAATACCGATGGCATGGCACATTGCCCGGTGTTCGCGATGCTCCGGGCTTGGGCGATGGCCTACAACACCGAGGGCGGCGACTACCTACCGGTTTGGGCGCATGAGACTAACGTAGCAAATGATTTCGGCCCGGTCGCAGTCAAACAAGCTGGCGGATGCTCATTCTCCCCTGATACCGGTTGGGCATGGGACTTTCAACTCCCATGCAAGGCTCACGACTATTGTTATGATCTTCGGCGCGCGGCATTTTCAGGCACCGTTTCCGATAAGGACTGCGATGATGCCTTCCTATTTCTTATGGAGGCGCACTGCAATGACCGGGTATTCTATGCTGACTGTCGGATCATACGCGACATTTTCTACGCGTTTGTGAGAGACGCGACGGTGGTTGCCTATGCCAATCCTGGCAAGGTCAAAGTTGTCAATCGACAAACAGGAAGTGTGTCGATGTCGAAGGGCCATCGAGTGCAGACGGCGCACCGCTTCAGCAGTGGTCATGCCTTGCGGTGACCAATCAGATTTACCGAATCTTCCCTGGCGGTCAGGCGGGAATGTTCAACTTCCATATTCCATTCTCGGGAGAATGTGCCGGAGCAGTTTTCACGGTTGGCCAGCTGCCATGCAGTACCCACCGTGATTACTTGGACATGCAGATCCGAGGTGCGCTGAACATAGACAGGTACTCGATCCGGCCAAGGTTCAACACCGGCAGTTGTTGGAGGGTTCCGCTTTCATCTGGTGACGGCGTTGATCTTCAGAATATTGCTCCGTGCGACGATACAAACAATTGGTACCTTTGGAGGATCGATGCGACGCTATAGAGCGATGGCGCTGACTGCCTGCACCCTCTTGCTGTCAGCGGGGTGTGGTTCAGCCGATAACGACATCAACACTGGGTCACCGACGCCTTCATCGGAGACCGCCGTTCCGGCGCAAAGCGTTCCTGATGCGGAGGTTCCCTCTCAACCGGAGGACGACGCGTCCGCCGAAATCGATTGGGGTGCGGTCGTCTCGAGGCCGAACCCCTATACGCCGGATGGTGCGGGAGGAAGTCTGTGTTGGGCCGCGTCCGAGCTTGGCCGGTTGGCGATGACGGTTCAGATGGTCCCCGAGAAGTACGACAGCGCCGCCCTCGCTGCGATTGTTCCGGAGATGCGGGCGCAACTGGAGCGTGCCCGGACGTCGAATGTGATGGAAGACCCGACTGCTGCGCAAATGCTCAACTCGTCCTCCAACGTCGTTGACAATCTCGCCAACGCCGTCCAACAAGGAGCAACGAGCGCTGATCAGATCTTTGAAGTTATGAAGGGCTTCGAGACCCCTTCCACTAATACCGGCTTCCAATGCTCATGATCCTGGCCTCTGCCGGAACCTCGTAGGCAGCGCGATTGATGGCCTTGAGGGCGCTGGAACTCACCGACGTGACGTTCGTTAGTGGCGGTCGAGTGGTGTCAAATCCGGCTCTCCTGACGTAGGTGTGGGTCATGCTGTGGGAACGGTTGTTCGTTCGTGTGGGAGTTTGAGGTGGATGGGTCCGGCTCCGAGCATGACGAGGGCGAGGGCGGCATCGGCGGAGTGGAAGCCGTAGGCCCGTCGGGTGATGAGGCGGACTTTGGTGTTGAGGCCTTCGACTCGGCCGTTGCTGATGCCGTGTTCGATGGCGTTCAGGATGAGGTCTCGGCGGTGACGCATCGTCTTGGCGGACTTGATGAACGGGGCGAGACGGGATCGCTGTGCGCGGGCACACCACCGGTCGAGCAGTTCGGCGGCTTCGTCGCGGGTGAGGTCGCCGGCGAAGATCGCCCGGAACTGTTCCTTCATCTCATATGCCCGCCAGATCCCGCCGCGGGTCCGTCGGATCTTGGCGAGCTGGGCAGCTTGGGTGATGCTCCTATGTCAATCGGGCGAGGTCGTCGAGGAGGATTCGGTGGAATCGTCGGGCGAGTGCTCGTTTGAGGCAGCGCATGATTTCTGTGCGTGAGAGGCTTTCGGCGGTGCGTCGGGCGGCGTAGGTCTTGGTCTCGGGGTGGTGGGCGAGGCGGACGAGTGCGACGGTCCAAAGTGCGTTGTTGGCTTGGCGGTCACTGCCACGGTTGAGGCGATGGCGGGTCGTCTTGCCTGACGAGGCCGGGATGGGGCTGACACCGCATAGGGCGGCGAATGATGCTTCGGTCGCGCAACGACCGGGATTGTCGCCGGCGGCGACAATCAGCTTCGCGGCCACGTCGGGGCCGACACCGAACTCGTCGAGCAGTGTCGGAGTCGCGAGGTGCACGAGGCGGTCGAGTTCGGAGTCGAGCCGGTCGATTTCAGCGGTGAGTTCGAGCCATCGTTTGGCGAGGGACCGGATCGCGCGGCGGGTTGCCGAGACCGGGTCGGTGTCGTCACCGGGACGCCAGCGTGTAGCCCGCTCGGCGCGTTGAGGGGCTTTGAGGTCGCGGAGATCGTCGCGGATCGCGTCGGGCGCGGTGAGGACCAGATCACGGATCTGCAGCGTGGCTTGGGTGCGGGCCTTGATCGCTGAGCGGCGCACAACCTGGGTGACCCGTATCGATTCCACGATCCCGTCACGGGCCTTTGGTGTCGCGGTGGCCTCACCGGACAATACCGCCTTGGCTGCGGCGTGAGCATCAGTGGGGTCACTCTTGCCGTGACGACGTCGGTGTTGACGGTTCGGGCGGTTGACTTCGATCACTTCTATCCCATCTGCAGCCATAGACGCTGCGAGCCCCGCGCCGTAGGTGCCGGTGCCTTCAACCCCGGCCCGCCGGACGTCACCGAACTGGCGGGCCCAGGTGCAGAGTTGGCGGTAGCCACGGCGGGTTGTGGGGATCTCGAGTTCGCCGAGAACGCGACCGACATGGTCGATCGCCACGGCAACGTGGATCTCTGCGTGGGTGTCGACACCGACGATGACTTCGGTGATTGGTTCTGACATTGTGGTGGGGCTCCTTCTGTAACGAGTGGGGGCACCACCGGCCGGGACGGCGGACAAGACATTGATGGCGTAGCTGTCGAGGCTCCTATGAGGTCACGTTCGTCCGACCGGTCGGTGCGCGTTCTGGTTCGGTGCGAGGCCGACAGATCACTCAAAAGGCATCACGCCAGTCAGTGGCAGGGTCAGACCCCGCACCGAACCGGAACCAGGCCATCCTGATCTCAATGTCAGTGAGGTCGTCGGGGTTCTTCAGTAGCGCCCAGCGGGCCCCTTTGAAGTCTTTCGCCCACCGGTCATCGGGTAGGCGGCGGAGCTGTTGCCACAGGTCGCGGCGGACCTCGTCGAGGGCGTCACCGACGAGTTTCACGACATGGAATGGATCGGCGCAGATCACCGCGTTCGGGGCGTGCCCGTCGGCTTTGACGGACTTGATGAACGCGGGGCCGAGATCGAGCGACACGGCCTCGAGCTGTTTGCTGCGCTCAGTTCCGAGCTCGGTGAAGAACTCATCGAGGGTCGCCGAGTCCTTGCCTTTGGCTCCCCACACGACGCACCCTCGGTCGTGATCGATGACCAAGGTCAGGTACTTGTGGTGGCGGCGCCAAGAGATCTCATCGACCCCGATACGAAACAGACCATCGAGACGGTGCGGATCCAGCTCGGTGGCGACCACGCGTTCACACGCCCGCCCGACGGTGCGCCACGACACTCGACACAGCCGGGCCACCGACGTCTTGTCCGTGCGGGTGGCCAACCATGCCAGCAGATCGTCGAAGTCCGACGTGAGATGCGCTCCGGGTCGGGCGAACGGCACTGCTTCGACCACCA
Coding sequences:
- a CDS encoding IS110 family transposase — encoded protein: MSEPITEVIVGVDTHAEIHVAVAIDHVGRVLGELEIPTTRRGYRQLCTWARQFGDVRRAGVEGTGTYGAGLAASMAADGIEVIEVNRPNRQHRRRHGKSDPTDAHAAAKAVLSGEATATPKARDGIVESIRVTQVVRRSAIKARTQATLQIRDLVLTAPDAIRDDLRDLKAPQRAERATRWRPGDDTDPVSATRRAIRSLAKRWLELTAEIDRLDSELDRLVHLATPTLLDEFGVGPDVAAKLIVAAGDNPGRCATEASFAALCGVSPIPASSGKTTRHRLNRGSDRQANNALWTVALVRLAHHPETKTYAARRTAESLSRTEIMRCLKRALARRFHRILLDDLARLT
- a CDS encoding transposase, which gives rise to MKEQFRAIFAGDLTRDEAAELLDRWCARAQRSRLAPFIKSAKTMRHRRDLILNAIEHGISNGRVEGLNTKVRLITRRAYGFHSADAALALVMLGAGPIHLKLPHERTTVPTA
- a CDS encoding ISL3 family transposase codes for the protein MRVTTAFKRLLHLDGVNVTAVVFGINVVTVDVALKRRRLVCPHCGHETRFRYDTRPSPSSWRHLDLGVWRVHIRATLRRLCCPTHGVVVEAVPFARPGAHLTSDFDDLLAWLATRTDKTSVARLCRVSWRTVGRACERVVATELDPHRLDGLFRIGVDEISWRRHHKYLTLVIDHDRGCVVWGAKGKDSATLDEFFTELGTERSKQLEAVSLDLGPAFIKSVKADGHAPNAVICADPFHVVKLVGDALDEVRRDLWQQLRRLPDDRWAKDFKGARWALLKNPDDLTDIEIRMAWFRFGAGSDPATDWRDAF
- a CDS encoding phospholipase, which encodes MLQVIGQVEPQTDSLQVEFAHHSTCGAEPEVVVAPDGRSATVRVADDQPAVYVGAPWAIDETGKELPTTFTSKGASLIQTVDTSQAIGLVVFDPTYSSISCSGHWSALDAYTYLDLNTDGMAHCPVFAMLRAWAMAYNTEGGDYLPVWAHETNVANDFGPVAVKQAGGCSFSPDTGWAWDFQLPCKAHDYCYDLRRAAFSGTVSDKDCDDAFLFLMEAHCNDRVFYADCRIIRDIFYAFVRDATVVAYANPGKVKVVNRQTGSVSMSKGHRVQTAHRFSSGHALR
- a CDS encoding DUF3499 family protein; this encodes MTLFLAEPVDTVPSRRRGDAIPCRRPGCGRPSTVLIRYDAAGGQVVIDAVTSAHSQAEVETLSPAQPLCDEHGERLRAPQGWVVVDHRRPARLSEDGAPGRPASSAASPSANSASSELGPDQRRRSRRWGEFGRMPSERQVTPTEPVFMTDAFAAALAEPAPEPIPEPMASGPPNASPQPAGSESAPPYENAPYENVPERIMPEPTVQEAPPRPSRRRPAAKRSEQSGDEPDILKPKGGMLARAFGASGEQRSVLTEPLGKPSPDEADQTDQSDPPGESRP